In Pygocentrus nattereri isolate fPygNat1 chromosome 26, fPygNat1.pri, whole genome shotgun sequence, one genomic interval encodes:
- the srsf3a gene encoding serine/arginine-rich splicing factor 3a: protein MGDPSLHRDCPLDCKVYVGNLGNSGNKTELERAFGYYGPLRSVWVARNPPGFAFVEFEDPRDATDAVRELDGRTLCGCRVRVEMSSGEKRSRNRGPPPSWGRRPRDDYRRRSPPPRRRSPRRRSFSRSRSRSLSREKKRDRSLSRERRRDRSLSREKRKDRSLSRDRNHKPSRSLSRSRSRSRSNDRW from the exons ATGGGAG atCCTTCCCTACACCGAGATTGTCCACTAGATTGTAAAGTTTATGTGGGTAATTTAGGTAACAGTGGGAACAAGACTGAACTGGAGAGGGCTTTTGGCTATTATGGCCCTTTACGGAGTGTATGGGTAGCCAGGAACCCTCCAGGTTTTGCATTTGTGGAGTTTGAGGACCCCAGAGATGCTACAGATGCTGTAAGGGAGCTAGATGGAAG GACCCTGTGTGGGTGTCGCGTGCGAGTTGAGATGTCGAGTGGGGAGAAACGGTCAAGGAATCGTGGACCTCCACCTTCCTGGGGTCGTCGCCCAAGAGATGACTATAGACGCCGGAGCCCACCCCCCAGACGCCG GTCCCCCAGGAGGAGGAGCTTCAGCCGCAGTCGCAGCag GTCTCTttccagagaaaagaaaagggacAGGTCTCTTTccagagaaaggagaagggACAGGTCTCTTtccagagaaaagagaaaggacaGGTCCCTGTCTCGAGATAGAAATCATAAACCTTCACGGTCTCTGTCAAGATCACGCAG TCGCTCCCGTTCTAACGACCGGTGGTAA